The Cherax quadricarinatus isolate ZL_2023a chromosome 53, ASM3850222v1, whole genome shotgun sequence genome includes a region encoding these proteins:
- the LOC138854249 gene encoding rhomboid-related protein 1-like, giving the protein MHSPPMMCCSYVHLVVNLAMQTVLGLLLELVHGWWRVGAIYLAGVLAGSLAQSITQPHFFLAGASGGVYAITYAHIGNLLLNWSEMQFRWVQLVLCLVVTVADVSYALWDSYGSSVQSNTGHMAHLAGAVAGLLVGINMLRNLKLRRWERVCWWVSLFVYVTLILVGIILNATLPVPEFFPDNDYTDFATMKARFLSSLTSPPWKGEPRTVLFVRSVRISLLPICDSLVSRL; this is encoded by the exons ATGCATTCTCCTCCAATGATGTGTTGCAGTTACGTGCACTTGGTGGTGAATCTGGCGATGCAGACGGTGCTGGGGCTGCTGCTGGAGTTAGTGCACGGCTGGTGGAGAGTGGGTGCCATATACCTGGCTGGGGTACTGGCTGGCTCCCTCGCTCAGTCCATCACTCAGCCACACTTCTTCCTGGCTGGGGCTTCTGGAGGAGTGTACGCTATAACCTACGCTCACATTGGTAACCTCCTGCTG AACTGGTCAGAGATGCAGTTTCGGTGGGTGCAGctggtgctgtgtctggtggtgacggtggctgATGTTTCCTACGCCCTATGGGACTCCTACGGTAGCTCGGTGCAGTCCAAC ACTGGCCACATGGCCCACCTGGCAGGCGCAGTCGCTGGCTTGCTCGTCGGCATCAACATGCTGAGGAACCTGAAGCTGCGACGCTGGGAGCGTGTCTGTTGGTGGGTGTCTCTCTTCGTTTACGTGACGCTGATTTTGGTCGGTATCATCCTCAATGCCACGCTGCCCGTGCCTGAATTCTTCCCCGACAACGACTACACTGACTTCGCCACCATGAAGGCACGGTTTCTCAGCAGCCTCACTAGTCCCCCATGGAAGGGTGAACCACGCACCGTGTTGTTTGTCAGAAGTGTTCGTATTTCCCTCCTCCCCATCTGTGATTCTTTAGTTTCTCGACTCTGA